A region from the Desulfosoma sp. genome encodes:
- a CDS encoding zinc-ribbon domain-containing protein — protein MKITCEQCHTSLSLPEEKIPSGKSFRVQCPRCRNTILVRGAVEQSSSTLAQAQEDLPEVDTGYDDAFLDILEKDVRAALVCVEPQRQPVLIQGLKDMGFQTYVEDDPDRTVRRLRQGGYEVLVLEEPVNERDRRHVIVDFLKTLPMAQRRNLFVCLLSPWDRTMDSMAAFRKEADLIIHTNDLPRMQPVLQSEMKKARSFYRIFKEALEERGQL, from the coding sequence GTGAAAATCACCTGTGAACAATGCCACACGTCTTTGAGCCTGCCTGAGGAAAAAATTCCTTCAGGAAAGTCCTTTCGAGTCCAGTGTCCTCGATGCCGAAACACCATCCTTGTGCGCGGGGCTGTGGAACAATCTTCGAGCACCCTGGCACAGGCTCAAGAGGATCTCCCGGAGGTGGATACCGGCTATGACGATGCTTTCCTGGACATTTTGGAAAAGGATGTCAGAGCGGCTCTGGTCTGTGTTGAACCTCAACGACAACCTGTGCTGATTCAAGGTCTGAAAGACATGGGCTTTCAGACCTATGTAGAAGACGATCCGGATCGTACGGTACGGCGACTGCGCCAGGGCGGTTACGAAGTGCTGGTTCTGGAAGAACCCGTAAACGAGAGGGACCGGCGTCATGTGATTGTGGATTTTTTAAAAACCCTTCCCATGGCTCAGCGCCGAAACCTTTTTGTCTGTCTTCTGAGCCCTTGGGACCGCACCATGGATTCCATGGCTGCATTTCGTAAGGAAGCTGATTTGATCATTCACACAAACGATCTGCCAAGAATGCAACCCGTCCTGCAAAGCGAGATGAAGAAAGCTCGAAGTTTTTATCGAATCTTCAAAGAGGCTTTGGAAGAAAGGGGGCAACTCTGA